One Exiguobacterium sp. BMC-KP genomic window, CAAGGACATCAGTCGATTTTTTCAGATCGACGCCAATCAAAAATCCATCGCCACTTTCGAGTATCCGCGACGAATGACGTAAAAAGCGCATCGCTTCCTCTGGCTCAAAGTTTCCGATCGTCGAACCTGGGAAAAAGATGACACGTTTTTGTGATTCCTCGACTGGTAAAGAAATTGATTGCGAGTAATCACCGCAAACGGCCTTGATGTGTAAAGCAGGATATCGTTCAGAGAGTTGGCGCGCGGACTCCATTAAAAAGTCTTTTGAGATATCGATGGGCATATAGGTATCGAGATGTGTGAATGTCTCCAGTAACATCTGGATTTTACGGCTACTCCCACTACCGTACTCAATTAACGTATGCACATCGCCAATACTGCGAGCGATTTCTGTTCGATAGTTTTCTAAAATAGCGATTTCCGTTCGTGTCGGATAATATTCCGGTTGATGCGTAATCTGTTCAAACAACTGAGATCCGATGTGATCATAAAAATATTTTGCTGGTAAGACCTTCTGCTCGCGCATCAGACCGTCGATGACCTCTAAGCGCATGTTTTGTTGCGGCGTATATAAATCGTAGCCAATGACTGTCTCTCGCATCACATGTCACCCGCCAATCGGAAGCCGCCAAATAACCAGCGTTTATCGGGTGGGAAGAAGTTACGATACGTCTCGCGAATATGATCATCCGGCGTCACGCAAGCACCACCACGTAATACCATCTGATTACACATGAACTTCGCGTTGTACTCGCCAAGTGCCCCTTCAAGCGGTTTGCTGCCAGGGTAAGAACTATACGGACTAGACGTCCATTCCCAGACGTTTCCGAACATACTCGCAAGCGTCGTCTCTGATTCTTCGACTGCTACGGGATGGAACGTTCCATTTCCCATCATATTTCGTTTTGTTACGGAATCGACTTGGCGAGAAGCCCATTCCCACTCCGCTTCTGTCGGCAACCGTTTCCCTTGGTAACGACTATAAGCGTCCGCTTCATAAAAGCTGACATGACAGACCGGTTCGTCAAGTCGAAGTGGTGCGACGCCATTCATCGTAAAGATCGTCCAATCCCCCGCTTCATCCTTCATCCAATATAAAGGTGCTTTCCAGCCTTCTTTTTGGACAGTCGCGTAGCCATCCGACAACCAATACTCCGATTTTTCATAACCACCTGCTTCAATGAACGCCAAATATTCCCCGTTTGTGACGGGACGCGTCGCTAATTCAAACGGATGAAGCCATGTTTTATGGCGCGGACTTTCGTTGTCAAATGCAAAACCGTCTCCTGTGTGACCAATCTCAACGAGTCCTTCCTCGAATGGAATAAAAGATGTTTCTTTAACCGCTGTTGCAGGTGCGTCTTTTGTCATCGTCTTTGACTGATAGGCAGGTAAAAGAGGATTTGTGAAAAAGTTATACTTCACGTCCGTCAAAATCAGTTCCTGATGCTGTTGTTCATGTTGGAGTCCCATCTCAACTAGCGCCTCCACTTTCTGTTGGTCTTCCGGTGTCCGTTCTTGCTTCAAGAACTCGACCATCTGTTCATCGACATATGCCCGGTAAGCGATGATGTCCTCGACCGTCGGACGCGATAACATCCCTCGTTGCTGTCGGGGTTGATAAGGACCGATTGAGTTGTAGTACGAGTTAAATAAATAATTGTATTTTGGATGGTAGACTTGATAACCTTCACTATATTCTTGTAAAATCATCCGTTCAAAAAACCATGTCGTATGTGCAATGTGCCACTTTGGTGGACTAACGTCCGAACTGGCTTGAATGACAAAATCTTCTGCTTCAAGCGGTTCAATCAAGGCAATCGTTTGATTCCGAACGGTGGCGAATTTTTCGATTAAGTACGATGTCGTTTCAAATAACATGTCAATCACTCCCTATCCAAAATATTCCGAATCTTTAGGTCCATATGATGTATACCCCTCCTATGGAAGAGTTATGCTAAGGAAATAAAAAAAGTCCGCTCCATTAAGAGCAGACTCATTTTATTAAAATACTTTATCACCATTAAAGATTGAGTTCTTGACGACGACATAATCGACCGTACGAATCGCTTGCAGTTTGTTCCCACCAGCGTACGAAATCGCTGATTGCAGATCTTGCTCCATCTCGATCAACGTATCTGTCAGACTACCTTTATGTTCGACGAACATTTTCTTTCCTTCAACGTTCTTACGTTCCCCTTTTTGGAACTCAGACGCCGAGCCGAAGTATTCCTTGACGAGCACTCCGTCCACTTCATGTGTCTCACCTGGTGATTCTTCATGTCCTGCAAAGAGGGAACCAATCATGACCATCGAAGCACCGAATCGAACTGACTTTGCGATATCCCCATGCGTCCGAATACCACCATCAGCGATGATTGGTTTACTTGCCGCTTTCGCACACCAACGAAGTGCCGCTAGCTGCCAACCGCCCGTACCGAATCCTGTCTTAATCTTCGTGATACAGACCTTACCCGGTCCGATGCCTACTTTTGTTGCGTCTGCTCCCGCGTTTTCTAATTCGCGAACCGCTTCCGGTGTACCGACATTACCAGCGATGACAAAACTTGCCGGTAGAAGTGACTTGATGTGACGAATCATCTGAATGACGGCTTCTGAATGACCGTGCGCGATATCGATTGTAATGTATTCAGGAACCAATCCTTCTGCTGCGAGCTGTTCAATCAGCTGATATTCTTCTTCTTTGACGCCAACACTAATCGAAGCGAACAGTTCACGCTCTTGCATCATGCGAACGAATGCGAGACGACGTGCCGGTTCGAACCGGTGCATGATATAGAAATAATCGCCTTCTGCTAAGAATATCGCAATTGATTCATCAATGATCGTTTGCATGTTTGCCGGTACGACCGGAAGCTTAAAACGACGGCCACCGAATTCCACTGACGTATCACATTCCGAACGGCTACCAACGATTGATTTCGCTGGAATTAATTGAATATCTTCATAATCGAATACTACATCCATGAAAAACACCTCTAATTACGAATATTTTTTTAAATAATGGCGATAATCATTCGCCCCTTGACTACTATATCGAACTGCTATTACGCTGTCAAAGAAATTTTCGTGTTTTTAAGGTTTTTCATGAACTTTTTTAGTCATAAATAAAATAACGTTCGGTTTTTAAAGGTTTTGTTGTTGTAAATCAATCAACCAGCGCTCTTCCCACTCGAAATAACTTGTTGCCTCTGATTTCTCAAACACTTGATCGGGATAAGGCAACGCAAGTGGCGGACGCTCATTTTTCGGAAAATAAGCCAGTTGCTCGGACTCCCTATCGATTGCTTCAAGCGTTCCACCGACTACTTCACACTCGAATACCGTTGCTACATATTCAACTTCGTTTCCGTCTGGATATTTAAAGCGAAACGACTCCCCACCGAATGTCGCGATCAGGCGGACGGGTCGAACGAATAGACCCGTTTCTTCATAAACTTCGCGAATGACGGCTTGTGCATGAGATTCCCCTAGTTCAATCGCCCCGGCAGGCAAACTCCAAAATGGACCACCTGGATCTTGGAATAGGATGTGACCCGCTTCGTTACGGATGATTGCTGCGACGCATGGTGTAAACAGACGTTGTGTTCCGACATGTTGCCGTAGATTAGCATAATAATCAGAGATTGGCATGACGTAACTCCTCCCGGTCTTCTTTTAATAGAGCAAACAGAATAAAATCTTCCCATGCTTCATTGATGAAGAGATTTTGCTTTGCTATTCCTTCTTGACGAAATCCGACTTTTTCAAGAACACGGATCGATCCGATGTTTGCTGGCATGACTTCAGCACGAATCCGGTGGAACTGATGAACATCAAATAAGTGATCCACGAACAATCCGACCGCTTGAGCCATGTACCCTCGTCTTGAGAAGGAAGCATCCAACTGATAGCCGATCATGCACGTTTCTGCCGGTCCCCGCTGGATGAACATCGCTGAGACATCCCCAATCAATTGATCCGTTTCTGATAAAAAAACACCGTAAGCATAATACGCATCTTGTTTCATCAACTCTTGATGGCGCTGTATCCGTTCCCGCTGTCCTTCGACTGTATACTGTTCAGGCAACGGTTTAACCGGCATCCAGTGTTCGAAGTGTTCGCGGTTTCGCAAGTTCATTTCAAGAATAGTTGCTGCGTCCTCGAGAATATACGGACGAATGTAAATCGGTAACATCATTATTCCTCCTTTAGGTCATTATCTTTAGTTCAAGAAGTTTGGGTGTTTCATAATTTTTCTAGCGGGAATCTACATAATAGTTCATTACATTACAGTGACAGCATACTATAGAGAAAACTGTCGAAGAAGGAGTGACCTATGTATTCAGACACTGATTTGCTTCATCAAATCAAACGGCGTGATCCTGTCGCGCTTGAACGATTATATGATCGTTATGAAAAAACACTCTTTCTTTTATTTCGTCGTACACAAGTCGATGAAGCACTCATCCATTCTGCAATGACCGAATTATTCCGCACCGTTTGGGAACAACCAGCCCGATATCCAAATTTCCAAGGATTTATTTTGCATACATTACGGCAACTAAGTAACAAAAGAGAAGCTACTCCGACACGGTGAAAGAACACGTTATATTTTTTCGACACGGGTAGAATGAACCCTTTAAATCAATGATTTATTTAGAGAAGAACAGCTTAGTTTGTTCTTTTTTTGTTTTGTCCTTTCTTTTTCGATACAGGCATGCTATATTATTAAGTAATTATTGTTGTTCGGTGGAGATACGAAGTGTTTCACTTTATATTCGATGAAATTGATCACGGTAGTAATAATCAGTGTGCCAGTCACACGCAGGAGGCAATACACATGGAACAAGGTAAAGTAAAATGGTTTAACGCAGAAAAAGGATTCGGCTTCATCGAGCGCGAAAGCGGAGACGACGTATTCGTACACTTCTCAGCAATCCAATCTGAAGGTTTCAAATCACTTGACGAAGGTCAAGAGGTTTCTTTCGAAGTTGAAGAAGGCCAACGTGGACCACAAGCAACTAACGTTGTAAAACTTTAATTTCCTTTAGACCCTGCTTTGGCAGGGTCTTTTTTTGTGTCTAAATGTGCTACACTGACGATTCAAGAAGAGAGGAGTTTTTTTTATGACGCTCGAGAATACCATGCATCAGTTGCAAGAATCGATGCTAAAAGGAGATTTGACACAAGTCTCTCACCTGTTGTCGCCTGAATTTACATTTATCGATGCTTTAGGTCGGTCGTTTGATGCTGAGACGTATCTCGATCATTATGTCGATCCAGAAAACATTCGCTGGTTGTCACGAACTGATGATTTTTCATACATCGACCACTTCGAAGATACAGCGATTCAATATAGTTTGACAGAGGATCGGTTTGAATACGGCACGACGCAGTACGTCGGTCGTTTCCGTGTCGTTTCGGTCTATCGAGCGACAACTGAGGGCTGGAAATGGCACTTTGGTCAACTGACATCTCTTGATCCGTCGTAACGGATTGAGAGGTGTCTTTTTATTTTCATTTTTCCATTCATCGACAGTTGGAATTGCTTCTCATTTTTCATTCCGTTACACTTGAGTGGTACATATTTTCTGAAAATTCAAGAAGGAGTGTCCATCATGACGGTTTATAACTTCTCTGCCGGTCCGGCAGTCCTCCCTGCACCGGTCTTATTGAAGGCACAATCTGAACTACTCAATTATGAAAACTCAGGACAATCCGTTCTTGAAATGAGTCATCGTTCGCCAATTTTCGAATCGATTCGAGATGCAGCTGAACAATCATTGCGAAGGTTGATGTCGATTCCCGATACGTACTCCGTGCTGTTTATTCAAGGTGGAGCGACACTTCAATTTTCAATGTTACCGCAAAATTTGGCGACTAGGACGGGACGGATTGATTTTATTGATACCGGCGACTGGTCGACAAAAGCAATTGCGGATGCCAAACAGTATGCGACGGTCCAAGTCCTCGCCTCTTCCGCAAATGATGGTTATCGCTTTATTCCGGATGGACCATTTACGTCTTCAAGCGACTATCTGCATATTACTTGGAACAACACTTTAGAAGGAACGACATATCAGACACCACCCAAAGTCGATGTACCACTCGTTGCCGACGTCTCGTCCTCTATTTTGTCTGAACCGATACCAATCGAAGCCTTTGATGTCTTATATGCGGGTGCTCAAAAAAATTTAGGTGTCGCCGGCTTGACAGTTGTCATCATTAAGAATGACTTACTTGATCGTGTCCCTGATACGATCGGTGCCTACTTACGGTATGATATCCATGCGAAACAGCGTTCTCTTTACAATACGCCGCCAACGTTTAGTCTTTATATGACGAAATTGGTGCTCGAGTGGATTGAGGAGACAGGGCTTGAGACGATCACAGCGCGAAATGCCTCACAAGCACAACTCTTATATGAAGCAATCGATCAGTCGACTGTCTTTCATAATCATGTTGCCGTAAAGGATCGAAGTCGAATGAACCTCCCATTCTCGACCGGAAGCGAGACGGAAGACGCTACCTTCTTAGCTTTCGCCGAACGCCACAATCTTATTAACCTTGCTGGACATCGCTCGATTGGCGGAATGCGTGCGAGTCTCTATAACGCCATGCCGACTGAAGGGGTCGAAGCACTTATTCACATCATGCACCGTTTTGAACAGGGGGAACGTTAAATGTATCAAGTGCAATTATGGAACGACGTATCAGATAAAGGATTAAAACGATTTACAGAAGACTATCACGTTCAGCGCGAGTCAGAAAATCCAGATGCTTTTCTCGTCCGCAGTAAGGATTTGCATGATATGCGTTTTCCCGACAGTCTAAAAGCTGTCGCCCGTGCTGGCGTCGGTGTCAATACGATTCCGCTCGATCAACTCGCTAATCGTGGAATTCCAGTCTTTTCGACACCTGGCGCCAATGCCAATGCCGTCAAGGAACTTGTTATCGGAAGCTTATTCCTGACCGCACGAAAACTCGTCCCGAGTCTACTTTGGACGAATAATCTACGCGGACCGGATATTCCGGAACGAATCGAAGCGAACAAAAAGCAGTTCGTCGGAACAGAATTACTGGGGAAACGAATCGGAATCGTTGGACTTGGAGCGATTGGTGCGAGCTTAGCTAACACCCTTCACGAGCTTGGTATGACGGTTACCGGTTACGACCCACACATGTCGGTCGAATCGGCGTGGCGTGTCTCGAATCAAATTCACCGCGCGACGCAACTAGAAGAGTTACTCGCGACAAGCGACTACATCACGCTACATCTCCCGCTCGTTGACGCAACGACTGGTTTATTAGATGCTGCACTCTTCTCGAAAATGAAGCACGGTGCGACGTTACTCAATTTCTCGCGTGGAGAACTCGTCGATGAACAGGCGTTAGCCGATGTTCTTCGATCCGGTCGCCTTGCCAACTATGTGACCGATTTCCCAAATGCCTTTATTTTATCTCTTCCACGGGTGATTCCGTTACCGCATATCGGCGCATCAACGAGTGAGGCGGAAGAGAATTGTGCCATCATGGCTGTCGATCAGCTCCGGCTATTTCTTGAGACAGGAAACATTCGTAATGCTGTCAACTTCCCTGCAGTTGAGTTACCGTACACTGGAAAACGACGGATCACGATTGCTCACCACAATATTCCGAACATGGTCGGTCAAATCGCATCCGTATTAGCACAAGAATCCATCAATATCGCGAATATGATCA contains:
- the egtB gene encoding ergothioneine biosynthesis protein EgtB, whose product is MLFETTSYLIEKFATVRNQTIALIEPLEAEDFVIQASSDVSPPKWHIAHTTWFFERMILQEYSEGYQVYHPKYNYLFNSYYNSIGPYQPRQQRGMLSRPTVEDIIAYRAYVDEQMVEFLKQERTPEDQQKVEALVEMGLQHEQQHQELILTDVKYNFFTNPLLPAYQSKTMTKDAPATAVKETSFIPFEEGLVEIGHTGDGFAFDNESPRHKTWLHPFELATRPVTNGEYLAFIEAGGYEKSEYWLSDGYATVQKEGWKAPLYWMKDEAGDWTIFTMNGVAPLRLDEPVCHVSFYEADAYSRYQGKRLPTEAEWEWASRQVDSVTKRNMMGNGTFHPVAVEESETTLASMFGNVWEWTSSPYSSYPGSKPLEGALGEYNAKFMCNQMVLRGGACVTPDDHIRETYRNFFPPDKRWLFGGFRLAGDM
- a CDS encoding cold-shock protein; amino-acid sequence: MEQGKVKWFNAEKGFGFIERESGDDVFVHFSAIQSEGFKSLDEGQEVSFEVEEGQRGPQATNVVKL
- the egtD gene encoding L-histidine N(alpha)-methyltransferase, with the translated sequence MRETVIGYDLYTPQQNMRLEVIDGLMREQKVLPAKYFYDHIGSQLFEQITHQPEYYPTRTEIAILENYRTEIARSIGDVHTLIEYGSGSSRKIQMLLETFTHLDTYMPIDISKDFLMESARQLSERYPALHIKAVCGDYSQSISLPVEESQKRVIFFPGSTIGNFEPEEAMRFLRHSSRILESGDGFLIGVDLKKSTDVLERAYNDAAGVTAAFNLNMLTHLNQMLDGTFDITRFEHHAFYNEEKGRIEMHLRSQLDQLVQVGDVTVPFKQGETIHTENSYKYSKEEFEILARQSGFHPVNCWMDADERFSVHYLEKM
- the serC gene encoding 3-phosphoserine/phosphohydroxythreonine transaminase; this translates as MTVYNFSAGPAVLPAPVLLKAQSELLNYENSGQSVLEMSHRSPIFESIRDAAEQSLRRLMSIPDTYSVLFIQGGATLQFSMLPQNLATRTGRIDFIDTGDWSTKAIADAKQYATVQVLASSANDGYRFIPDGPFTSSSDYLHITWNNTLEGTTYQTPPKVDVPLVADVSSSILSEPIPIEAFDVLYAGAQKNLGVAGLTVVIIKNDLLDRVPDTIGAYLRYDIHAKQRSLYNTPPTFSLYMTKLVLEWIEETGLETITARNASQAQLLYEAIDQSTVFHNHVAVKDRSRMNLPFSTGSETEDATFLAFAERHNLINLAGHRSIGGMRASLYNAMPTEGVEALIHIMHRFEQGER
- a CDS encoding phosphoglycerate dehydrogenase; its protein translation is MYQVQLWNDVSDKGLKRFTEDYHVQRESENPDAFLVRSKDLHDMRFPDSLKAVARAGVGVNTIPLDQLANRGIPVFSTPGANANAVKELVIGSLFLTARKLVPSLLWTNNLRGPDIPERIEANKKQFVGTELLGKRIGIVGLGAIGASLANTLHELGMTVTGYDPHMSVESAWRVSNQIHRATQLEELLATSDYITLHLPLVDATTGLLDAALFSKMKHGATLLNFSRGELVDEQALADVLRSGRLANYVTDFPNAFILSLPRVIPLPHIGASTSEAEENCAIMAVDQLRLFLETGNIRNAVNFPAVELPYTGKRRITIAHHNIPNMVGQIASVLAQESINIANMINGSKDAIAYTIIDIDNHAEETISLDRLNQIPGVLKTRLL
- a CDS encoding nuclear transport factor 2 family protein, coding for MTLENTMHQLQESMLKGDLTQVSHLLSPEFTFIDALGRSFDAETYLDHYVDPENIRWLSRTDDFSYIDHFEDTAIQYSLTEDRFEYGTTQYVGRFRVVSVYRATTEGWKWHFGQLTSLDPS
- a CDS encoding GNAT family N-acetyltransferase; amino-acid sequence: MLPIYIRPYILEDAATILEMNLRNREHFEHWMPVKPLPEQYTVEGQRERIQRHQELMKQDAYYAYGVFLSETDQLIGDVSAMFIQRGPAETCMIGYQLDASFSRRGYMAQAVGLFVDHLFDVHQFHRIRAEVMPANIGSIRVLEKVGFRQEGIAKQNLFINEAWEDFILFALLKEDREELRHANL
- a CDS encoding NUDIX domain-containing protein codes for the protein MPISDYYANLRQHVGTQRLFTPCVAAIIRNEAGHILFQDPGGPFWSLPAGAIELGESHAQAVIREVYEETGLFVRPVRLIATFGGESFRFKYPDGNEVEYVATVFECEVVGGTLEAIDRESEQLAYFPKNERPPLALPYPDQVFEKSEATSYFEWEERWLIDLQQQNL
- the guaC gene encoding GMP reductase, whose amino-acid sequence is MDVVFDYEDIQLIPAKSIVGSRSECDTSVEFGGRRFKLPVVPANMQTIIDESIAIFLAEGDYFYIMHRFEPARRLAFVRMMQERELFASISVGVKEEEYQLIEQLAAEGLVPEYITIDIAHGHSEAVIQMIRHIKSLLPASFVIAGNVGTPEAVRELENAGADATKVGIGPGKVCITKIKTGFGTGGWQLAALRWCAKAASKPIIADGGIRTHGDIAKSVRFGASMVMIGSLFAGHEESPGETHEVDGVLVKEYFGSASEFQKGERKNVEGKKMFVEHKGSLTDTLIEMEQDLQSAISYAGGNKLQAIRTVDYVVVKNSIFNGDKVF